One window from the genome of Paenibacillus azoreducens encodes:
- a CDS encoding TetR/AcrR family transcriptional regulator, with amino-acid sequence MSPRVDEQNQQIRDRRKQQLLAAGAKVFGERGYAGTKISDIVGEAELSHGLIYHYFSSKEDIYIELAKTAFMTSYETIRRAVQSSGSPYERLKAMTEGIFATPRESGHFFLIALQTNTSKTVPEEALAISREYSAKTLDLLKDLFQEGQKLGEFIQEDPMGQALMYSSLLNGVVFTRLTYPSLERFPQIGQILRMFTDTRFVKE; translated from the coding sequence ATGTCTCCCAGAGTTGACGAACAGAATCAACAGATTCGGGATCGACGCAAACAGCAATTGCTGGCAGCCGGAGCGAAAGTGTTTGGGGAACGAGGTTATGCGGGTACGAAAATCAGCGATATCGTAGGGGAGGCCGAGCTCAGCCACGGTTTGATTTATCATTATTTTTCTTCCAAAGAAGACATTTATATCGAGTTGGCGAAGACTGCTTTTATGACCTCCTATGAAACGATTCGGCGCGCTGTGCAGAGCAGCGGCAGTCCATATGAACGATTAAAAGCCATGACGGAAGGGATTTTTGCGACCCCAAGGGAAAGCGGTCATTTCTTTCTGATTGCGCTGCAGACCAATACATCCAAGACGGTACCGGAGGAAGCTTTAGCGATTTCGAGGGAATATTCGGCCAAAACTTTGGATTTGCTGAAAGATCTGTTTCAGGAAGGTCAGAAGCTTGGCGAATTCATTCAGGAAGATCCGATGGGGCAAGCATTGATGTATTCCTCGCTGCTGAACGGTGTAGTCTTTACCCGCTTGACGTATCCGTCGCTGGAACGATTTCCGCAAATCGGGCAAATTTTGAGAATGTTCACGGATACCCGTTTCGTAAAGGAGTGA
- a CDS encoding DUF1349 domain-containing protein, with protein MAKTSYIPASVEKLTIMNEPQHWSVAEDDLLVRTQSETDFWLKTHYGFEVMNGHVFYETTETDFAAEVSLSMTPRSTYDQAGLFVIVSENCWLKTSLEYIPDGPSHLGAVVTNHGYSDWSTQNYDNAHVLKPLAFRIERKQGDYTVLAKTLRNPDEWEQIRIAHLHEDFDAAPVKVGIYCCSPTQDGGFETRFHSFSIEKR; from the coding sequence ATGGCGAAAACATCTTATATACCTGCTTCTGTCGAAAAATTAACGATCATGAATGAACCGCAGCATTGGAGTGTGGCGGAAGATGATCTGCTCGTTCGGACGCAATCCGAAACGGATTTCTGGCTAAAGACCCATTACGGCTTCGAAGTCATGAACGGACATGTCTTTTATGAAACGACTGAAACAGACTTCGCAGCAGAAGTTTCCCTTAGTATGACACCCCGGTCAACCTATGACCAGGCCGGATTGTTTGTTATTGTGTCGGAGAACTGTTGGCTTAAAACATCGCTTGAATACATACCGGATGGACCATCGCATTTGGGGGCGGTCGTTACGAATCATGGTTATTCGGATTGGTCCACGCAAAATTACGACAACGCGCATGTCTTGAAACCTTTGGCATTCCGGATCGAACGCAAGCAAGGCGATTATACCGTATTGGCCAAGACACTCCGTAATCCTGACGAATGGGAACAGATCCGAATCGCCCATTTGCATGAAGATTTTGATGCTGCTCCCGTTAAAGTGGGCATTTATTGCTGCAGCCCCACCCAGGATGGCGGTTTCGAAACACGTTTTCACTCTTTTTCTATCGAGAAAAGATAG
- a CDS encoding cardiolipin synthase: MKNRVLQIVIVVIIVLLGLFAMNRSVIRLSTLIGILWPLSLIGIGFIIFMENRSPQSTLAWFLILAFLPAIGVLLYLLFGRSRWRRKKHLHRAEEQRKLFREILAGRRLNLAPSSLLSEKSDYLTKVIQRFGGGPVATDTKTELLTNGDKTFSEILQAIENATHHIHIQYYIYRSDQIGTAIRDALIQKAESGVIVRFLFDGLGSNKLRKRFLQPMKDAGIEVVEFDPIFSPWLLETVNYRNHRKIVIVDGVIGFTGGLNVGDEYLGRSKKFPVWRDSHLKIEGKALYKLQAIFLEDWLYATSGNSNYSWDGYMNRSYFPDHGVQTEGAVQIVASGPSSDDTSIRNALLAVMTSAKKSLWIATPYFIPDQETLTLLRLSAAAGIDVRILYPGKSDSVISDQASQSYFTPLLKAGASIYHYKDGFMHAKIVLVDDEIATIGTANMDIRSFELNYELAAVLYESETVLDIKRDFEQDFNDSVRITWDSFQKRSILKRILESLMRLISPLL, from the coding sequence ATGAAAAATCGCGTCCTTCAAATCGTAATAGTGGTTATCATTGTGCTGCTCGGTCTTTTTGCCATGAACAGATCCGTGATACGCTTGTCAACGCTCATAGGTATATTGTGGCCGCTATCCCTTATAGGCATTGGTTTCATCATTTTTATGGAGAACCGTTCGCCGCAAAGCACATTGGCATGGTTTTTAATATTAGCGTTTCTGCCGGCGATCGGGGTTCTGTTGTATCTGCTTTTTGGAAGAAGCCGCTGGAGACGAAAAAAGCATTTGCACCGGGCGGAAGAACAGAGGAAGTTATTCCGGGAGATTTTGGCGGGAAGGCGTTTGAATTTGGCTCCATCATCTTTATTAAGCGAGAAGTCGGACTATTTAACCAAGGTTATCCAAAGATTCGGCGGCGGTCCGGTTGCAACGGATACAAAAACCGAGCTCTTGACCAACGGCGACAAGACCTTTTCAGAAATTTTGCAAGCCATTGAAAATGCCACGCATCATATCCATATCCAATATTATATCTATCGTTCAGACCAGATCGGTACAGCTATTCGGGACGCATTGATACAAAAAGCGGAATCTGGCGTGATCGTGCGTTTTCTCTTTGACGGCCTCGGAAGCAATAAACTGCGCAAACGTTTCTTGCAGCCGATGAAAGACGCCGGAATCGAAGTAGTCGAGTTTGATCCCATTTTTTCGCCTTGGCTTCTCGAAACGGTTAATTACCGTAACCACCGCAAAATCGTCATTGTTGATGGTGTGATTGGTTTTACAGGCGGCCTTAACGTTGGCGATGAATATCTCGGCCGTTCCAAAAAATTTCCTGTATGGCGCGACAGTCACTTGAAAATCGAAGGGAAAGCACTCTATAAACTGCAGGCTATTTTTCTGGAAGACTGGCTTTATGCGACAAGCGGCAATAGCAATTATTCCTGGGATGGTTATATGAACAGATCCTATTTTCCGGATCATGGGGTACAAACAGAAGGTGCCGTTCAGATCGTGGCCAGCGGCCCAAGCTCGGATGATACGAGCATCCGCAATGCCCTGTTAGCCGTTATGACATCTGCGAAAAAGTCTCTCTGGATCGCGACGCCATATTTTATACCGGATCAGGAAACATTAACTTTGCTGCGGTTATCTGCAGCGGCCGGAATCGATGTCCGTATTTTATATCCGGGAAAAAGCGACAGCGTGATCAGCGACCAGGCTTCTCAATCCTATTTTACGCCGCTCCTCAAGGCAGGGGCCTCTATCTATCATTATAAGGATGGGTTTATGCATGCCAAAATCGTGCTGGTTGATGATGAAATCGCCACAATCGGCACAGCCAATATGGATATCCGCAGCTTTGAGCTGAACTACGAACTGGCGGCGGTACTGTATGAATCCGAAACGGTTTTGGATATTAAACGCGATTTTGAACAAGACTTCAACGACTCCGTACGCATCACATGGGACTCCTTCCAGAAACGAAGCATTCTCAAACGGATATTGGAATCCCTAATGCGGTTGATCTCACCGCTGTTATAA
- a CDS encoding winged helix-turn-helix transcriptional regulator yields MPSSSKARKPDISLSNCGYSKVLDIISNKWTALVIYAMENGKIRYGEVLRRVEGISKKMLTQTVRKLERDGLVQRHITPTVPPSVEYSLTPLGETLLQPMKELRQWGRVNYDQVVESRASYDSAYATDSRGADSMNEI; encoded by the coding sequence TTGCCATCTTCATCGAAAGCAAGAAAACCCGATATTTCGTTATCCAATTGCGGTTATAGCAAAGTTCTTGACATTATCTCCAATAAGTGGACCGCACTTGTTATTTATGCCATGGAAAACGGGAAAATCCGATATGGAGAAGTACTCCGGAGGGTCGAGGGGATTTCCAAAAAAATGCTGACCCAGACGGTACGCAAGCTGGAGCGCGATGGGCTGGTTCAACGACACATAACCCCAACAGTTCCTCCAAGCGTCGAATATTCGCTAACCCCACTCGGGGAAACGCTGCTTCAGCCGATGAAAGAGCTAAGGCAGTGGGGAAGAGTGAATTATGATCAAGTTGTAGAGTCGCGGGCCAGCTATGACTCTGCTTATGCCACTGATTCCCGCGGGGCTGACAGCATGAACGAAATATAG
- the ahlS gene encoding AhlS family quorum-quenching N-acyl homoserine lactonase — MTSIIKTRPKLYVLDNGRMSMDKNWIIAMHNPATINNPNVPTQFVEFPIYTVLIDHPEGKILFDTACNPNSMGDQGRWAQSTQLSSPWVASEECYLHNRLEQLHVRPEDIKYVVASHLHLDHAGCLEMFTNATIIVHEDEFNGTLQSYARNEKEGAYVWADIDAWIKNRLQWKTVKPGEDNLDLVDGIKILNFGSGHAWGMLGLHIEMPETGGIILASDAIYTAESYGPPVKPPGIIYDTIGYRNAVEKIRALATRTNSQVWFGHDADQFSHLRKSTEGYYE, encoded by the coding sequence ATGACGAGTATAATTAAAACGCGTCCCAAATTGTATGTATTGGATAACGGCCGAATGAGCATGGATAAAAACTGGATCATCGCCATGCATAATCCGGCTACAATAAATAATCCGAACGTCCCGACGCAATTCGTGGAATTTCCGATCTATACGGTATTGATCGATCATCCTGAAGGAAAAATCTTGTTTGATACAGCCTGCAATCCAAATTCCATGGGCGACCAAGGACGCTGGGCCCAATCGACTCAACTGTCGTCTCCTTGGGTAGCAAGCGAAGAATGCTACTTGCATAATCGGCTTGAACAGCTGCATGTAAGGCCTGAGGATATTAAATACGTCGTTGCCTCCCACTTGCATCTGGACCATGCAGGATGCCTCGAAATGTTCACAAACGCGACCATTATCGTCCATGAGGATGAATTTAACGGAACGCTGCAATCCTACGCCCGTAATGAAAAAGAAGGCGCCTACGTTTGGGCAGACATCGATGCATGGATCAAAAATCGGCTGCAGTGGAAAACGGTCAAACCTGGCGAAGATAATCTGGATCTGGTGGATGGCATCAAAATCTTGAATTTTGGAAGCGGCCATGCCTGGGGAATGTTAGGCCTCCATATTGAAATGCCGGAAACGGGCGGGATCATCCTCGCTTCCGATGCCATTTATACGGCGGAGAGTTACGGTCCTCCAGTTAAGCCTCCCGGCATTATTTATGATACGATCGGCTACCGGAACGCGGTTGAGAAAATCCGGGCTTTGGCAACCCGCACGAATTCCCAAGTGTGGTTCGGGCATGATGCGGATCAATTCAGCCATTTGAGAAAATCGACTGAAGGATATTATGAATAG
- the asd gene encoding aspartate-semialdehyde dehydrogenase — protein MSEKLKAGIIGGTGMVGQRFVQLLDEHPWFEVVSIAASSKSAGKTYEESVQNRWKMSGPIPEKVKNIIVQDAAKVEEVAADVDFVFCAVDMKKDEIRALEEAYAKTGTPVISNNSAHRWTPDVPMVIPEINPEHIEVIAAQRKRLGTKTGFIAVKPNCSIQSYVPALNALLDFKPTQVVASTYQAISGAGKNFTDWPEMLDNVIPYIGGEEEKSEQEPLRIWGHVSGGEIVKASSPLITTQCIRVPVTDGHLATVFVSFENKPSKEEIIERWRQFAGRPQELGLPSAPKQFITYFEEENRPQTKLDRDIERGMGVSVGRLREDSLYDYKFVGLSHNTLRGAAGGAVLIAELLKAEGYIVAK, from the coding sequence ATGTCAGAAAAGCTTAAAGCGGGTATTATCGGAGGAACAGGCATGGTTGGGCAGCGCTTCGTGCAGCTGTTGGATGAACATCCATGGTTTGAAGTGGTAAGCATTGCGGCCAGCAGCAAATCGGCAGGCAAAACTTATGAAGAATCCGTCCAAAATAGATGGAAAATGTCTGGCCCGATTCCGGAGAAAGTTAAAAATATTATCGTTCAGGATGCCGCGAAGGTAGAGGAAGTTGCGGCTGACGTCGATTTCGTATTTTGCGCCGTGGATATGAAAAAAGATGAGATCCGGGCCTTGGAAGAAGCTTATGCCAAAACGGGCACGCCTGTTATTTCCAACAATTCGGCTCATCGCTGGACGCCTGACGTTCCGATGGTCATTCCGGAAATCAATCCGGAGCATATTGAAGTCATCGCCGCACAAAGAAAACGTCTCGGAACCAAAACCGGTTTTATCGCCGTGAAGCCGAACTGCTCCATCCAAAGCTACGTGCCTGCGCTGAATGCACTGCTTGATTTCAAGCCGACGCAAGTAGTTGCATCCACTTATCAAGCCATTTCGGGAGCAGGCAAAAACTTCACCGATTGGCCTGAAATGCTGGATAATGTCATCCCGTATATCGGCGGGGAGGAAGAGAAAAGCGAACAGGAGCCGCTGCGCATTTGGGGCCATGTTTCAGGCGGGGAAATCGTCAAAGCCAGCTCGCCGCTGATTACGACTCAATGCATTCGCGTCCCTGTTACGGATGGTCATTTGGCTACCGTTTTCGTATCGTTCGAAAATAAACCTTCGAAAGAAGAAATCATTGAGCGTTGGCGCCAATTTGCGGGCCGTCCGCAGGAATTGGGTCTGCCAAGCGCACCGAAGCAGTTTATTACGTATTTTGAAGAAGAAAACAGACCGCAAACCAAACTGGATCGCGACATTGAGCGCGGCATGGGGGTTTCGGTAGGCAGACTGCGCGAGGATTCATTATACGATTATAAATTCGTGGGATTGTCCCATAACACATTGCGCGGGGCAGCAGGCGGAGCCGTTCTGATCGCTGAACTGCTTAAAGCGGAAGGTTATATTGTGGCGAAATAA
- a CDS encoding copper amine oxidase N-terminal domain-containing protein: MKKSSQAILFCLCAVIWLFPAINIASAETGPEPKVVINNFPLAAADVISQNNQVYFSLTEAKRLGNLTITWKNASKQIFIKDGNTNLLLTINQVTAHKNGETIKLGAAPFIHNGRTMVPLRFVSEAFDSSVFWNTSTHTVFIAKASPKLISDVQSGSLSIARSAAINLPRVSQLTKSLEPSWEAASMQYYFPKGAYDRFIEVNNNSIGYYQVSKNIAFLKWQALIGDETSTENNPYFIKRNLINETGVLPSFDSTEFASFRYMPQAGSTGYSLIQKDNWENAIFKDASLPQARVNQNYIIVNIPEE, encoded by the coding sequence ATGAAAAAAAGCTCACAAGCCATATTATTTTGCTTATGTGCCGTTATTTGGTTGTTCCCGGCAATCAACATCGCCTCGGCCGAGACCGGTCCGGAACCCAAAGTCGTCATCAACAACTTCCCATTAGCTGCGGCGGATGTAATATCCCAAAACAATCAGGTGTACTTTAGCCTTACCGAAGCCAAAAGACTCGGTAACCTGACCATAACGTGGAAAAATGCCTCAAAGCAAATATTTATCAAAGATGGTAATACCAATTTATTGCTGACCATCAATCAAGTGACGGCTCACAAGAACGGCGAGACCATCAAACTGGGCGCTGCGCCATTTATCCATAACGGAAGAACCATGGTTCCGCTGCGTTTTGTTTCGGAAGCGTTTGACAGCTCGGTGTTTTGGAATACTTCCACGCACACCGTCTTTATTGCAAAGGCAAGCCCTAAGCTCATTTCGGATGTTCAAAGCGGATCGCTCAGCATCGCCAGAAGCGCAGCCATTAATCTGCCACGTGTATCCCAACTGACAAAAAGTCTTGAGCCGTCTTGGGAAGCGGCAAGCATGCAATATTATTTTCCCAAAGGAGCCTATGATCGTTTTATTGAGGTGAACAATAACTCCATCGGTTATTACCAGGTTTCGAAAAACATCGCTTTCCTGAAATGGCAGGCCTTGATCGGAGATGAGACAAGCACCGAAAATAATCCTTATTTTATTAAAAGAAACCTCATCAACGAAACAGGAGTGCTTCCTTCATTCGATAGTACGGAATTCGCCTCTTTCCGCTATATGCCACAAGCCGGCTCAACCGGATACAGCCTGATTCAGAAGGACAATTGGGAAAACGCCATTTTCAAAGATGCATCCCTGCCGCAGGCAAGAGTGAATCAAAACTACATTATTGTGAACATTCCGGAAGAATAA
- a CDS encoding DNA alkylation repair protein: MDKNQSLPDSCAYIGRKGAKKVSDIPEELLQLLQQGRLETVNLTEWLAIDHITLLLHVLNELGLQQHSETMLAELENIPAKIMKTIPAIASEWLRLLYQMPEPKRTEIMDVLSTHRSDSVRCWAAYIVGLDQLTLDQKLQRIRFFAADEHFGVREIGWMAVRESVAKEIKESIRILSDWARDDNANIRRFAIEVTRPQGVWAKHIAALKENPEMALPLLEIVKSDPSKYVQDSVGNWLNDAGKSQPEWVLQVCRTWEEESRTKETMRILKRAQRSLTNK; encoded by the coding sequence ATCGATAAAAATCAATCGCTTCCCGACTCATGTGCATACATAGGCAGAAAAGGAGCGAAAAAGGTTAGCGACATTCCTGAAGAATTACTTCAATTACTGCAGCAAGGACGGCTCGAAACGGTAAACCTGACTGAATGGCTGGCAATCGACCATATCACCCTGCTGCTCCATGTCCTGAACGAGCTCGGGCTACAACAGCATTCAGAGACCATGTTAGCCGAATTGGAGAATATTCCCGCGAAGATCATGAAAACCATCCCGGCGATTGCGAGTGAATGGCTTCGACTGCTGTACCAAATGCCAGAGCCCAAACGAACCGAGATTATGGACGTGCTCTCTACTCATCGTTCGGATAGCGTCAGATGCTGGGCTGCCTACATTGTAGGTTTGGATCAACTTACATTAGATCAGAAATTGCAAAGAATCCGTTTTTTTGCTGCCGATGAACATTTTGGCGTGCGTGAAATCGGATGGATGGCTGTCAGGGAATCCGTTGCGAAAGAGATCAAGGAGTCCATTCGAATACTATCCGATTGGGCCCGTGACGATAACGCCAATATTCGAAGATTCGCCATTGAAGTGACGCGCCCGCAAGGAGTGTGGGCCAAACATATCGCAGCACTGAAAGAAAATCCGGAGATGGCGCTGCCGCTGCTTGAGATAGTCAAATCCGATCCGTCGAAATACGTTCAGGATTCGGTTGGAAACTGGTTGAACGATGCCGGGAAATCGCAGCCAGAATGGGTTCTCCAAGTTTGCCGGACATGGGAGGAAGAATCCCGAACGAAAGAAACCATGCGCATCCTGAAACGCGCACAGCGTAGTTTGACCAATAAGTGA
- a CDS encoding Crp/Fnr family transcriptional regulator, with protein sequence MDKIQYLSQFNLLHALSEEDLIVMDELTSITTYPKKTFIQTPESFREKLYFVKKGKVRLYRINPEGKQFTLDLLSEGNVFGELNGISLGTRNVFIETIVESDICMIDQKRFENFLVEHPRFMLNMLKVLSERLAHMSSLAQNLALGRLHDKIMHVFQKLSRQFGVQRDQLDGDYYKIDIPLSHQEIAHLVGASREAVTLALQELAEAKAIKTDFRTIYIHCEQLNMEHQ encoded by the coding sequence ATGGACAAAATCCAATACTTATCGCAGTTTAACTTGCTGCATGCATTATCTGAGGAAGATTTAATCGTAATGGATGAACTCACCTCAATAACGACATATCCGAAAAAGACGTTTATTCAAACCCCGGAATCTTTTCGTGAAAAGTTGTACTTCGTCAAAAAAGGGAAGGTCCGTCTATACCGAATCAATCCCGAAGGGAAGCAATTTACGCTTGATCTATTGAGCGAAGGCAATGTTTTTGGGGAACTAAACGGCATCTCGCTAGGAACCCGGAACGTATTTATCGAAACAATTGTAGAATCCGATATCTGCATGATCGATCAAAAACGATTCGAAAATTTCCTGGTCGAACATCCGCGTTTTATGTTGAATATGCTTAAAGTTTTAAGCGAACGTTTGGCGCATATGAGCAGTCTCGCTCAAAATCTGGCGCTCGGGCGGCTTCATGATAAAATCATGCATGTATTTCAAAAGCTTTCCCGCCAATTTGGCGTCCAGCGTGACCAACTCGATGGCGATTACTATAAGATCGATATCCCATTATCCCATCAAGAGATCGCCCACCTTGTTGGTGCATCAAGGGAAGCCGTCACGCTTGCATTACAGGAACTTGCGGAAGCGAAAGCGATCAAGACTGATTTCCGAACGATTTATATACACTGCGAGCAATTGAACATGGAGCATCAATAA
- a CDS encoding MDR family MFS transporter: protein MKSKHNKLILTGLIIGLIFAELDETVVSTAMPTIIRDLHGLALYGWVAGVYMLAATIFMPILGKLADIYGRKIIYLTCMGLFITGSIICGLAPSMTVLLIGRGIQGIGAGGLMPLAMVIIGDAYPLEQRAKIQSLFGPMMILPQLLGPTVGGYLVGHVNWHWVFLINIPVGLIAALVLGIGMRESRSDEKKSIDWLGSSVLTLSLLSLLMSPVMVDNQGLAWSSPLIVGMLILGVLLLGLFIWIETRVKEPIIPLHLFRNRNVAVMSLIVFILMLGLMGGIATFPFFAQNVMGLTPTESGYLMLAFMAGAIPSSIVNGFLITKVPYRNLFIICFILPVIGIIMLTQLSVHVSVVYIVAAFFILGLGLGVLFGGDNLIIQESVSKDNSGIAISTVGLVQSLGTTIGLSIFGSMLAKHVKDGVSSVADLLPAGSAEHMATGGIPKGLAPELLLKVQTVFVDAFHNIFLIACGFIVAAFFICWFLKKGVLGSKEQLPEVSQG, encoded by the coding sequence GTGAAATCGAAACACAATAAACTAATTCTAACAGGTCTCATCATCGGCCTCATCTTTGCCGAATTGGATGAAACGGTTGTGTCAACGGCGATGCCGACCATCATCCGGGACTTGCATGGGCTCGCTTTATACGGATGGGTGGCCGGCGTTTATATGCTGGCGGCAACCATCTTCATGCCGATCCTTGGGAAGCTGGCCGATATATACGGCCGTAAGATCATTTATTTAACTTGTATGGGGCTTTTTATCACGGGGTCGATCATCTGCGGGCTTGCACCATCGATGACCGTGCTGCTTATCGGTAGAGGCATTCAGGGGATTGGGGCTGGCGGGCTTATGCCGCTTGCCATGGTTATCATAGGCGATGCTTACCCGCTTGAACAGAGGGCCAAAATCCAAAGCTTGTTTGGACCGATGATGATCCTGCCGCAGCTGCTTGGGCCTACGGTGGGCGGTTATCTGGTCGGCCATGTCAACTGGCATTGGGTATTCCTGATTAACATACCTGTCGGTTTGATTGCCGCTCTCGTGCTTGGCATTGGGATGCGTGAATCCCGCAGCGATGAGAAAAAATCCATTGATTGGCTTGGTTCTTCCGTCCTGACTCTGAGTTTGCTGTCGCTGCTGATGTCGCCCGTCATGGTGGATAATCAAGGGTTGGCTTGGTCTTCCCCGCTGATCGTTGGCATGCTGATTCTAGGTGTTCTGCTGCTTGGGCTGTTCATCTGGATTGAAACGCGCGTGAAAGAACCGATCATTCCGCTGCATTTGTTCCGGAACCGGAATGTGGCCGTGATGTCGCTGATCGTATTTATTCTGATGCTCGGACTGATGGGCGGCATTGCGACATTCCCGTTTTTTGCCCAGAACGTGATGGGCTTAACTCCGACAGAATCGGGTTATCTAATGCTTGCTTTTATGGCGGGAGCCATTCCGTCAAGCATCGTTAACGGTTTTCTGATTACCAAAGTGCCGTACCGCAATCTGTTTATCATCTGCTTCATCCTGCCGGTGATCGGGATCATCATGCTGACTCAGCTCAGCGTCCATGTATCCGTCGTCTATATCGTTGCTGCGTTTTTCATTCTCGGTTTGGGGCTAGGCGTGTTGTTTGGCGGGGACAACCTGATCATTCAGGAATCCGTCTCCAAGGACAACAGCGGAATAGCGATCAGTACGGTGGGCCTGGTTCAATCCCTTGGGACAACCATCGGACTGAGCATTTTCGGCAGCATGCTGGCCAAACATGTGAAAGATGGCGTGTCGTCTGTCGCTGACCTGCTGCCTGCAGGAAGCGCCGAGCATATGGCCACGGGCGGCATTCCGAAAGGCCTGGCGCCGGAGCTTCTGCTAAAGGTACAGACGGTCTTTGTGGACGCATTCCACAATATATTCCTGATTGCTTGCGGATTTATTGTTGCCGCATTCTTCATCTGCTGGTTTCTGAAAAAAGGAGTACTCGGCAGCAAAGAACAGCTGCCAGAGGTTTCGCAAGGATAA
- a CDS encoding IS110 family transposase: MKFTRIEVTNQRIERITTQHAIVGIDIAKEKHVAQVTNFRGIVLTRRHLTFANTLEGFERLMRFTQEVQKKQGLTSVIVGLEPTGHYWFNLAHWLRKQGIEVVLVNPVVTHRNKENRDNSPSKNDAKDALTIADAVSRGFYTEFTPQAGQLEQLKTLMSDREFWVKYAISLGNRIVRWIDMYFPEFQLVFKDWKAERSLASLRAFPLPCELQDLNADEVIQRWHEQGMRRPGGVTGKAKAVQLIQAAKRSIGRTEGLEQARRDLQRLLTAYDQITSHLQEMKEEVEALLGKIPMAKQLQSIPGMGPTTIAALLGFAGDLGHYAHGRQLLRRAGLNLAERTSGKYKGQIKLSKRGDSALRKYFFLAMLTLVRENPDFKRWHEHNLNKGMKKMASLFKLIGKLARIVIGMVQRGETYRPEIGVKQAA; the protein is encoded by the coding sequence ATGAAGTTTACTCGAATTGAAGTTACAAATCAACGGATTGAACGAATTACCACCCAGCACGCTATCGTGGGGATCGACATCGCCAAAGAGAAGCACGTCGCTCAAGTGACCAACTTCCGCGGTATCGTACTCACGCGTCGGCATCTGACCTTTGCAAATACGCTCGAAGGCTTTGAGAGGCTGATGCGCTTTACCCAAGAAGTACAGAAGAAGCAGGGATTGACATCGGTTATCGTCGGCCTCGAGCCGACCGGACACTACTGGTTTAATCTAGCCCATTGGCTGCGGAAACAAGGAATCGAGGTCGTCCTGGTGAACCCAGTCGTGACGCATCGCAACAAGGAGAACCGTGACAATAGCCCGTCCAAAAACGATGCCAAGGATGCCCTAACCATTGCCGATGCGGTCAGCCGCGGCTTCTATACCGAGTTTACCCCGCAAGCAGGCCAATTGGAGCAACTCAAGACGCTGATGAGCGATCGGGAATTCTGGGTGAAATATGCTATCAGTTTGGGTAATCGCATCGTCCGCTGGATCGACATGTACTTTCCGGAGTTCCAGCTTGTTTTTAAAGACTGGAAGGCCGAGCGCTCGTTGGCTTCCCTGCGGGCTTTTCCTTTACCGTGCGAGTTGCAGGACCTGAACGCCGATGAAGTCATCCAGCGCTGGCACGAACAAGGCATGAGACGCCCGGGTGGAGTTACCGGGAAAGCGAAGGCGGTCCAACTCATCCAGGCGGCCAAACGCAGCATTGGCCGTACCGAGGGATTGGAGCAGGCAAGGCGAGATCTGCAGCGCCTGCTGACGGCGTACGACCAGATTACAAGCCACCTGCAAGAGATGAAGGAAGAAGTCGAAGCGCTGCTAGGGAAGATCCCCATGGCCAAACAGTTGCAGAGCATCCCCGGGATGGGCCCGACCACGATCGCAGCCTTGCTGGGATTCGCCGGCGATCTTGGTCACTATGCCCATGGACGGCAGCTCTTGCGCCGCGCCGGGCTCAATCTGGCTGAACGAACCTCCGGCAAGTACAAAGGTCAGATCAAGCTCTCCAAACGCGGAGACAGTGCGCTGCGCAAATATTTCTTTTTGGCTATGCTCACCTTGGTGCGTGAAAACCCGGACTTCAAACGGTGGCATGAACACAACTTGAACAAGGGCATGAAGAAGATGGCTTCGTTATTCAAATTAATCGGCAAGCTGGCCCGGATCGTCATCGGGATGGTCCAGCGTGGAGAAACGTATCGCCCTGAGATCGGTGTGAAGCAGGCCGCCTAA